In Xenorhabdus nematophila ATCC 19061, one DNA window encodes the following:
- the ptsP gene encoding phosphoenolpyruvate--protein phosphotransferase, whose protein sequence is MLMRLREIVEKVAMAANLSEALELLVNETCSAMNTDVCSIYLADHQRQCYYLMATRGLRKPEGNSVSLAFGEGVVGEVGRLSELINLDDVRDHPGFKYIPQVKEDSLRAFLGVPIVYRRQLQGILVVQQHERRLFDESEESFMVTLAMQLAAILAQAQTKGIFGQYRQSRIKALAISSGIVMAQGWQDRSQPLLEQISEASTLDYQSERLRLTYALEEATAECRRISKRFTTSSQKESAAIFDLYSHLLNDPQLKQDLFYSVDNGFVAEWALKTVIEKYAEQFASLQDPYMRERAADLRALGQRVLFHLDDSFTDTTQWPEHFILVADELSANLLAEMPQEQLVGVIVRDGATHSHSAILVRAMGIPAIMGADIQPELLHNRMLILDGYRGEIFIEPEPLIMQEYRQIIEEEQVLSKLAEGEQQQQAQLRSGEHVFVQLNAGLSLKYEQQIGDSVDGVGLYRTELPFMLHCGFPSEDEQKHRYQEILALFPDKPVVLRTLDIGADKQLSYMPINEDNPCLGWRGIRITLDQPEIFLIQLRAMLKANVSTGNLKILLPMVTSIEEIDETRKLLARAKSEVEQTLGRTIAMPQIGVMLEVPSTIFLLPQLMKRIDFVSVGTNDLTQYLLAVDRNNTHVASLYDNLHPAVIRALKLAFDECQRLGLPISICGEMAGLPIGALVLLGLGYRSLSMSGRSVPRIKYLLRHLEVSELECLIDAILKAETSQQVKVLAAEFMEAHSLGGLIRGGI, encoded by the coding sequence ATGCTCATGCGCTTACGAGAAATTGTCGAAAAGGTTGCTATGGCGGCCAATTTATCTGAAGCACTTGAGCTATTAGTTAATGAAACCTGTTCGGCGATGAACACCGATGTTTGTTCTATTTATTTGGCTGATCATCAACGCCAGTGTTATTACTTGATGGCAACCAGAGGGTTGAGGAAACCAGAAGGGAATTCGGTCAGCCTGGCCTTTGGTGAAGGTGTTGTGGGTGAAGTCGGGCGTTTGTCGGAATTAATTAATCTTGATGATGTCCGTGACCACCCTGGTTTTAAATATATCCCCCAAGTGAAAGAAGACAGTCTGCGGGCTTTTTTAGGTGTACCGATTGTGTATCGTCGCCAATTGCAGGGGATATTAGTTGTTCAGCAACATGAACGACGCTTGTTTGATGAAAGTGAAGAATCTTTCATGGTCACCCTGGCAATGCAGCTTGCTGCTATTCTTGCTCAGGCGCAGACAAAAGGAATATTTGGTCAGTATCGCCAGAGTCGCATTAAAGCGCTGGCCATCTCCAGCGGTATTGTGATGGCCCAGGGGTGGCAGGATCGTTCACAACCTTTATTGGAGCAGATATCTGAGGCCTCAACACTGGATTATCAGTCTGAACGATTGAGATTGACTTATGCCCTGGAAGAAGCCACTGCGGAATGTCGCCGGATCAGCAAACGCTTTACCACGAGTTCACAGAAAGAAAGCGCGGCTATTTTCGATCTCTATTCTCATTTATTAAATGACCCTCAACTCAAGCAAGACTTGTTTTATTCCGTTGATAATGGTTTTGTCGCTGAATGGGCACTCAAGACCGTCATTGAAAAATACGCCGAACAATTTGCCAGCCTGCAAGATCCTTATATGCGGGAAAGAGCGGCTGATCTGCGTGCCCTTGGGCAACGGGTATTGTTTCATTTGGATGATTCTTTCACTGATACCACGCAATGGCCGGAGCATTTTATTCTGGTTGCCGATGAACTCAGTGCCAATTTGCTGGCAGAAATGCCACAGGAACAATTGGTCGGCGTGATTGTGCGTGATGGTGCAACGCATTCCCATTCTGCCATTCTGGTCCGGGCAATGGGAATTCCCGCTATTATGGGGGCAGATATCCAGCCTGAGCTGCTGCACAACCGGATGCTAATCCTTGATGGTTATCGCGGAGAAATCTTTATTGAACCAGAGCCGCTGATTATGCAGGAATATCGGCAGATTATTGAGGAGGAACAAGTTCTCAGCAAATTGGCGGAAGGTGAACAGCAACAACAAGCCCAGCTCAGAAGTGGAGAACACGTGTTTGTGCAGCTCAATGCAGGACTGAGTTTGAAATACGAGCAGCAGATAGGGGACAGCGTTGATGGTGTTGGGCTGTATCGTACAGAACTGCCTTTTATGCTGCATTGTGGTTTTCCCTCAGAAGATGAGCAGAAGCACCGCTATCAGGAAATATTGGCGCTTTTCCCTGATAAGCCTGTGGTGTTGCGAACGCTGGATATTGGTGCAGATAAGCAACTTTCTTATATGCCCATTAATGAAGACAACCCTTGCCTTGGCTGGCGGGGTATCCGTATTACGCTGGATCAACCGGAAATATTCCTGATTCAGCTCAGGGCGATGTTGAAAGCCAATGTTTCTACCGGCAATCTAAAAATACTCCTGCCGATGGTGACCAGCATTGAAGAAATTGACGAGACCCGTAAACTCCTTGCGAGAGCGAAATCTGAGGTTGAACAAACCCTTGGCCGAACGATTGCCATGCCGCAGATTGGCGTTATGCTTGAAGTCCCTTCAACTATTTTTTTGCTGCCACAGTTAATGAAACGGATTGATTTTGTTTCTGTTGGCACAAATGACCTGACCCAATATTTACTTGCGGTGGATCGCAATAATACACATGTTGCCTCACTCTATGATAATTTGCATCCGGCGGTGATTAGGGCGTTGAAACTGGCTTTTGATGAATGCCAACGTCTTGGCCTTCCCATTAGCATATGTGGCGAAATGGCAGGTTTACCGATTGGCGCATTAGTATTGCTTGGTTTAGGTTATCGTAGCCTGAGCATGAGTGGCCGGAGTGTTCCGCGTATCAAATATTTGCTGCGTCATTTGGAGGTTAGTGAGCTTGAGTGCCTTATCGACGCCATACTTAAAGCTGAAACCAGCCAGCAAGTCAAAGTGTTGGCCGCCGAATTTATGGAGGCGCATAGTCTGGGTGGCCTGATTCGGGGTGGTATTTAG
- the rppH gene encoding RNA pyrophosphohydrolase has translation MIDDDGYRPNVGIVICNRQGQVLWARRYGQHSWQFPQGGINPGESPEQAMYRELFEEVGLNRKDVRVLASTRSWLRYKLPKRLVRWDTKPVCIGQKQRWFLLQLLCNEADINVQRSNTPEFDGWRWVSYWYPVRQVVSFKRDVYRRVMKEFSSIVMPIQEPASQFHSPYFYRRRRN, from the coding sequence GTGATTGATGATGATGGCTACCGCCCGAATGTAGGAATTGTAATTTGTAATCGTCAGGGACAGGTTCTGTGGGCCCGCCGTTATGGGCAGCATTCCTGGCAGTTTCCCCAGGGGGGTATTAATCCGGGGGAATCACCGGAACAAGCGATGTATCGCGAGTTGTTTGAAGAAGTTGGTTTAAATCGCAAAGATGTTCGGGTTCTCGCTTCGACCCGGAGCTGGTTGCGTTACAAATTACCCAAGCGTTTGGTGCGTTGGGATACAAAGCCTGTTTGTATTGGGCAAAAGCAACGTTGGTTTTTATTGCAGTTGTTGTGTAATGAAGCTGATATTAATGTGCAGCGCAGTAATACGCCGGAGTTTGATGGCTGGCGTTGGGTCAGTTATTGGTATCCTGTTCGGCAAGTGGTTTCTTTTAAACGGGATGTGTATCGCCGCGTGATGAAAGAATTTTCTTCCATTGTGATGCCAATTCAGGAACCTGCTTCACAGTTTCATTCGCCATATTTTTATCGCCGCAGAAGAAATTAG